The segment TACCCTGATCTCAACAAAGCATACCAAATCACCCAGTACGATCGCCCACTTGCCGAGTGGGGAAAACTCATGATAGAGGGTGAAGACGGAGAGCGAGATATCAGGATCACCAGAATACATGTAGAAGAAGATCCGGGTCGGTCAGTTCATATGGGGACTACTGACCGGGGAAAATATACCCTTATTGACTACAACCGTGCAGGTATCCCACTCATAGAAATCGTCACCGAACCTGATCTCAGATCACCCAAGGAAGCACGGCGGTTCCTCAACAAACTTCGAGCAACACTTGAATATCTGAATGTTTTTGACAGTGAAAAGGAGGGATCTCTCAGAGTTGATGCCAACATTTCACTCAAGGGGTCTGGAAGAGTGGAAGTCAAAAACATTTCCTCATATAAAGGAGTGGAGAAGGCTCTCACTTTTGAGATTACACGGCAGCGTAACGTGATTCGCAGAGGTCAGGTTGTGGCACGGGAAACACGACATTTTCTGGAGGCCCGGGGAGTCACCACATCATCACGAAGTAAAGAGGAGGAGAATGATTACCGGTATTTCCCTGAACCTGATCTCATGCCGATGCAGGTTTCTGACTGGGTGGATGGAATAAAACTTCCTGAACTACCGGATGCAAGGCGTGAGAGATTCATGCAACAGTATGGCTGTTCTCTTGAGCATGCACGTACTCTTACCGGAGGGCTCAAGTTAGCAGAATTCTATGAGGGGGTTGCAAAGACTGATGCAGGTCTTGC is part of the Methanospirillum lacunae genome and harbors:
- the gatB gene encoding Asp-tRNA(Asn)/Glu-tRNA(Gln) amidotransferase subunit GatB, with translation MEHEDVIIGLEIHCQLNTKSKLFCGCSTDFRDDEPNTHTCPVCLGLPGSMPVVNKKVIEFAMRVAKALNCTVLKECDFSRKNYFYPDLNKAYQITQYDRPLAEWGKLMIEGEDGERDIRITRIHVEEDPGRSVHMGTTDRGKYTLIDYNRAGIPLIEIVTEPDLRSPKEARRFLNKLRATLEYLNVFDSEKEGSLRVDANISLKGSGRVEVKNISSYKGVEKALTFEITRQRNVIRRGQVVARETRHFLEARGVTTSSRSKEEENDYRYFPEPDLMPMQVSDWVDGIKLPELPDARRERFMQQYGCSLEHARTLTGGLKLAEFYEGVAKTDAGLAATWTADYLLGELNYRDFSIDVMPPAHFIDLITLLKSDTITDKSGVEILRTILDQIKAGEKPEMPTKIVARLGLAKTGGDEISTMVREVIAENPQPVADYHAGKGPALNFLVGQVMKKCRGRADPGHLNVLLREELDKLQGVE